A single window of Calonectris borealis chromosome 31, bCalBor7.hap1.2, whole genome shotgun sequence DNA harbors:
- the ILF3 gene encoding interleukin enhancer-binding factor 3 isoform X3 translates to MRPMRIFVNDDRHVMAKHSAVYPTQEELEAVQNMVSHTERALKAVSDWIDEQEKVSGEQPETESMETAAEEENKEGGDQKATEQLTRTLRGVMRVGLVAKGLLLKGDLDLELVLLCKDKPTTDLLEKVADNLGVQLAAITEDKYEIIQSVGDAAIVIKNTKEPPLTLTIHLTSPVVREEMEKQLAGETLSVNDSPDVLDRQKCLAALASLRHAKWFQARANGLKSCVIVIRVLRDLCTRVPTWAPLRGWPLELLCEKSIGTANRPMGAGEALRRVLECLASGIVMPDGSGIYDPCEKEATDAIGHLDRQQREDITQSAQHALRLAAFGQLHKVLGMDPLPSKMPKKPKNENPVDYTVQIPPSTTYAVTPMKRPMEEDGEEKSPSKKKKKIQKKGIELTREEKLEPPQAMNALMKLNQLKPGLQYKLVSQTGPVHAPIFTMSVEIDGSTFEASGPSKKTAKLHVAVKVLQDMGLPTGVEGKESGKGDESAEETEQKPVVVAPPPVVETVSTPTAASPPSDQTPENVKQQGPILTKHGKNPVMELNEKRRGLKYELISETGGSHDKRFVMEVEVDGQKFQGAGSNKKVAKAYAALAALEKLFPDAPVAIEQNKKKRAPVPARGGPKFAVKQHNPGFGMGGPMHNEVPPPPNMRGRGRGGNIRGRGRGRGGFGGNHGGYMNAGAGYGSYGYGGNSATAGYSQFYSNGGHSNSGSGGGGGGGSSGYGGSYYQGGDNYNSPVPPKHGGKKQQHGGQQKPSYGSGYQSHQGQQQQSYNQNQYSNYGPPQGKQKGYNHGQGNYSSYSNSYNSPGGGGSDYNYESKFSYGGNSGRGGGGNNYSGGASYNTGSHGGYGGGSGGGGSSYQGGYSSQSNYNSPGSGQNYSGPPSSYQASQGGYGRNDHSMNYQYR, encoded by the exons atg CGACCAATGCGTATTTTTGTGAACGACGACCGCCACGTGATGGCCAAACATTCGGCCGTTTACCCGacgcaggaggagctggaggcagtgCAGAATATGGTGTCCCACACGGAGCGAGCGCTCAAAGCTGTGTCCGACTGGATCGACGAGCAGGAAAAAGTCAGTGGGGAGCAGCCAGAAACAGAGTCCATGGAGACGGCAGCCGAAGAGGAAAACAAGGAAGGAGG GGATCAGAAGGCCACAGAGCAGTTGACTAGGACCCTGCGTGGAGTGATGCGTGTCGGGCTCGTAGCAAAAGGCCTCTTACTGAAGGGGGACTTGGATCTTGAGCTAGTTCTTTTGTGCAAAGATAAACCCACCACAGATCTCCTGGAGAAAGTAGCTGACAATCTTGGCGTACAGCTTGCT GCTATTACCGAAGACAAATATGAAATAATCCAGTCGGTTGGTGACGCTGCAATTGTAATTAAGAACACAAAAGAGCCGCCGCTGACACTGACCATCCACTTGACGTCGCCTGTAGtcagagaagaaatggaaaagcagTTAGCTGGAG AAACGCTATCAGTCAACGACTCCCCGGACGTTCTGGACAGGCAGAAATGCCTTGCTGCCTTGGCGTCACTGCGACACGCCAAGTGGTTCCAG GCCAGGGCTAACGGGCTGAAGTCGTGCGTCATAGTGATACGAGTGCTGCGAGATCTGTGTACTCGGGTTCCTACTTGGGCACCGCTGAGAGGATGG CCTCTAGAGCTGCTGTGCGAGAAATCTATCGGAACTGCTAACAGACCCATGGGCGCTGGCGAGGCTCTGAGGAGAGTTCTTGAATGCCTTGCCTCGGGAATCGTTATGCCAG ATGGTTCTGGTATTTATGATCCTTGTGAAAAAGAAGCCACTGATGCTATTGGGCATCTAGACAGACAACAAAGGGAAGATATCACACAGAGTGCTCAG CATGCTCTGAGACTTGCTGCTTTTGGCCAGCTTCACAAAGTCTTGGGGATGGATCCCCTACCTTCCAAAATGCCCAAGAAACCAAAGAATGAAAATCCCGTTGACTATACTG TCCAAATTCCTCCCAGTACGACGTACGCTGTCACCCCAATGAAGCGCCCAATGGAGGAGGACGGAGAGGAGAAATCtcccagcaaaaagaaaaagaagattcagAAAAAAGGTATTGAGTTAACAAGAG aGGAAAAACTTGAACCTCCCCAGGCCATGAATGCACTGATGAAACTAAACCAGCTAAAACCTGGGCTCCAGTACAAACTCGTCTCTCAGACCGGTCCTGTTCACGCTCCTATCTTTACAATGTCTGTGGAAATCGATGGCAGCACGTTTGAGGCGTCGGGCCCTTCCAAAAAGACGGCCAAATTGCACGTGGCAGTGAAG GTGTTGCAAGATATGGGTTTACCCACGGGAGTGGAAGGCAAAGAGTCTGGGAAAGGAGACGAATCGGCAGAGGAAACTGAACAGAAACCAGTCGTCGTCGCTCCTCCTCCTGTAGTAGAAACTGTCTCGACGCCCAcggctgcttctcctccttcagATCAAACCCCAGAG AATGTGAAACAGCAGGGACCAATTCTGACGAAGCACGGCAAGAATCCCGTGATGGAGCTTAACGAGAAACGGCGGGGGCTGAAATACGAACTGATTTCAGAAACGGGCGGCAGCCACGACAAGCGCTTTGTCATGGAG GTGGAGGTTGACGGGCAGAAATTCCAAGGAGCCGGTTCAAATAAAAAGGTGGCAAAAGCCTACGCTGCTCTGGCCGCGCTAGAGAAGTTGTTTCCAGATGCTCCTGTTGCCATTGAGCAAAACAAGAAGAAGAGAGCCCCCGTGCCGGCTAGGGGAGGACCCAAGTTTGCAGTAAAA CAGCACAACCCGGGGTTCGGAATGGGCGGCCCCATGCACAACGAAGTGCCCCCTCCGCCCAACATGCGCGGCCGCGGAAGAGGCGGCAACATCCGAGGCCGCGGGAGAGGCAGGGGTGGATTCGGCGGCAACCACGGCGGCTACATGAACGCAG GTGCTGGGTACGGAAGCTATGGTTACGGAGGAAATTCCGCGACGGCAGGCTATA GCCAGTTCTACAGCAACGGCGGCCACTCCAACTCGGggagcggcggaggcggcggcggcggctcctccggcTACGGCGGCTCCTACTACCAGGGCGGCGATAACTACAACTCGCCGGTTCCTCCGAAACACGGCGGAAAGAAACAGCAGCACGGAGGACAGCAAAAACCTTCCTACGGTTCGGGGTACCAGTCCcaccagggccagcagcagcagtcctacaaccaaaaccagtacagtaaCTACGGCCCGCCGCAGGGCAAGCAGAAAGGCTACAACCACGGCCAAGGCAACTATTCCTCCTACTCCAATTCCTACAACTCGCCTGGCGGCGGAGGCTCTGATTACAACTACGAGAGCAAATTCA GTTACGGCGGCAACAGCGGCCGCGGAGGCGGAGGAAATAACTACTCGGGAGGTGCCTCCTACAACACCGGCTCGCACGGTGGCTATGGGGGAGGATCTGGGGGCGGAGGGTCTTCGTACCAAG GTGGATATTCCTCTCAGTCCAACTACAACTCCCCCGGCTCAGGCCAAAATTACAGCGGCCCCCCCAGCTCCTACCAAGCGTCCCAAGGCGGCTACGGCAGAAACGACCACAGCATGAATTACCAGTACAGATAA
- the ILF3 gene encoding interleukin enhancer-binding factor 3 isoform X1, protein MRPMRIFVNDDRHVMAKHSAVYPTQEELEAVQNMVSHTERALKAVSDWIDEQEKVSGEQPETESMETAAEEENKEGGDQKATEQLTRTLRGVMRVGLVAKGLLLKGDLDLELVLLCKDKPTTDLLEKVADNLGVQLAAITEDKYEIIQSVGDAAIVIKNTKEPPLTLTIHLTSPVVREEMEKQLAGETLSVNDSPDVLDRQKCLAALASLRHAKWFQARANGLKSCVIVIRVLRDLCTRVPTWAPLRGWPLELLCEKSIGTANRPMGAGEALRRVLECLASGIVMPDGSGIYDPCEKEATDAIGHLDRQQREDITQSAQHALRLAAFGQLHKVLGMDPLPSKMPKKPKNENPVDYTVQIPPSTTYAVTPMKRPMEEDGEEKSPSKKKKKIQKKGIELTREEKLEPPQAMNALMKLNQLKPGLQYKLVSQTGPVHAPIFTMSVEIDGSTFEASGPSKKTAKLHVAVKVLQDMGLPTGVEGKESGKGDESAEETEQKPVVVAPPPVVETVSTPTAASPPSDQTPENVKQQGPILTKHGKNPVMELNEKRRGLKYELISETGGSHDKRFVMEVEVDGQKFQGAGSNKKVAKAYAALAALEKLFPDAPVAIEQNKKKRAPVPARGGPKFAVKQHNPGFGMGGPMHNEVPPPPNMRGRGRGGNIRGRGRGRGGFGGNHGGYMNAGAGYGSYGYGGNSATAGYSQFYSNGGHSNSGSGGGGGGGSSGYGGSYYQGGDNYNSPVPPKHGGKKQQHGGQQKPSYGSGYQSHQGQQQQSYNQNQYSNYGPPQGKQKGYNHGQGNYSSYSNSYNSPGGGGSDYNYESKFSYGGNSGRGGGGNNYSGGASYNTGSHGGYGGGSGGGGSSYQGKQGGYSSQSNYNSPGSGQNYSGPPSSYQASQGGYGRNDHSMNYQYR, encoded by the exons atg CGACCAATGCGTATTTTTGTGAACGACGACCGCCACGTGATGGCCAAACATTCGGCCGTTTACCCGacgcaggaggagctggaggcagtgCAGAATATGGTGTCCCACACGGAGCGAGCGCTCAAAGCTGTGTCCGACTGGATCGACGAGCAGGAAAAAGTCAGTGGGGAGCAGCCAGAAACAGAGTCCATGGAGACGGCAGCCGAAGAGGAAAACAAGGAAGGAGG GGATCAGAAGGCCACAGAGCAGTTGACTAGGACCCTGCGTGGAGTGATGCGTGTCGGGCTCGTAGCAAAAGGCCTCTTACTGAAGGGGGACTTGGATCTTGAGCTAGTTCTTTTGTGCAAAGATAAACCCACCACAGATCTCCTGGAGAAAGTAGCTGACAATCTTGGCGTACAGCTTGCT GCTATTACCGAAGACAAATATGAAATAATCCAGTCGGTTGGTGACGCTGCAATTGTAATTAAGAACACAAAAGAGCCGCCGCTGACACTGACCATCCACTTGACGTCGCCTGTAGtcagagaagaaatggaaaagcagTTAGCTGGAG AAACGCTATCAGTCAACGACTCCCCGGACGTTCTGGACAGGCAGAAATGCCTTGCTGCCTTGGCGTCACTGCGACACGCCAAGTGGTTCCAG GCCAGGGCTAACGGGCTGAAGTCGTGCGTCATAGTGATACGAGTGCTGCGAGATCTGTGTACTCGGGTTCCTACTTGGGCACCGCTGAGAGGATGG CCTCTAGAGCTGCTGTGCGAGAAATCTATCGGAACTGCTAACAGACCCATGGGCGCTGGCGAGGCTCTGAGGAGAGTTCTTGAATGCCTTGCCTCGGGAATCGTTATGCCAG ATGGTTCTGGTATTTATGATCCTTGTGAAAAAGAAGCCACTGATGCTATTGGGCATCTAGACAGACAACAAAGGGAAGATATCACACAGAGTGCTCAG CATGCTCTGAGACTTGCTGCTTTTGGCCAGCTTCACAAAGTCTTGGGGATGGATCCCCTACCTTCCAAAATGCCCAAGAAACCAAAGAATGAAAATCCCGTTGACTATACTG TCCAAATTCCTCCCAGTACGACGTACGCTGTCACCCCAATGAAGCGCCCAATGGAGGAGGACGGAGAGGAGAAATCtcccagcaaaaagaaaaagaagattcagAAAAAAGGTATTGAGTTAACAAGAG aGGAAAAACTTGAACCTCCCCAGGCCATGAATGCACTGATGAAACTAAACCAGCTAAAACCTGGGCTCCAGTACAAACTCGTCTCTCAGACCGGTCCTGTTCACGCTCCTATCTTTACAATGTCTGTGGAAATCGATGGCAGCACGTTTGAGGCGTCGGGCCCTTCCAAAAAGACGGCCAAATTGCACGTGGCAGTGAAG GTGTTGCAAGATATGGGTTTACCCACGGGAGTGGAAGGCAAAGAGTCTGGGAAAGGAGACGAATCGGCAGAGGAAACTGAACAGAAACCAGTCGTCGTCGCTCCTCCTCCTGTAGTAGAAACTGTCTCGACGCCCAcggctgcttctcctccttcagATCAAACCCCAGAG AATGTGAAACAGCAGGGACCAATTCTGACGAAGCACGGCAAGAATCCCGTGATGGAGCTTAACGAGAAACGGCGGGGGCTGAAATACGAACTGATTTCAGAAACGGGCGGCAGCCACGACAAGCGCTTTGTCATGGAG GTGGAGGTTGACGGGCAGAAATTCCAAGGAGCCGGTTCAAATAAAAAGGTGGCAAAAGCCTACGCTGCTCTGGCCGCGCTAGAGAAGTTGTTTCCAGATGCTCCTGTTGCCATTGAGCAAAACAAGAAGAAGAGAGCCCCCGTGCCGGCTAGGGGAGGACCCAAGTTTGCAGTAAAA CAGCACAACCCGGGGTTCGGAATGGGCGGCCCCATGCACAACGAAGTGCCCCCTCCGCCCAACATGCGCGGCCGCGGAAGAGGCGGCAACATCCGAGGCCGCGGGAGAGGCAGGGGTGGATTCGGCGGCAACCACGGCGGCTACATGAACGCAG GTGCTGGGTACGGAAGCTATGGTTACGGAGGAAATTCCGCGACGGCAGGCTATA GCCAGTTCTACAGCAACGGCGGCCACTCCAACTCGGggagcggcggaggcggcggcggcggctcctccggcTACGGCGGCTCCTACTACCAGGGCGGCGATAACTACAACTCGCCGGTTCCTCCGAAACACGGCGGAAAGAAACAGCAGCACGGAGGACAGCAAAAACCTTCCTACGGTTCGGGGTACCAGTCCcaccagggccagcagcagcagtcctacaaccaaaaccagtacagtaaCTACGGCCCGCCGCAGGGCAAGCAGAAAGGCTACAACCACGGCCAAGGCAACTATTCCTCCTACTCCAATTCCTACAACTCGCCTGGCGGCGGAGGCTCTGATTACAACTACGAGAGCAAATTCA GTTACGGCGGCAACAGCGGCCGCGGAGGCGGAGGAAATAACTACTCGGGAGGTGCCTCCTACAACACCGGCTCGCACGGTGGCTATGGGGGAGGATCTGGGGGCGGAGGGTCTTCGTACCAAGGTAAGCAAG GTGGATATTCCTCTCAGTCCAACTACAACTCCCCCGGCTCAGGCCAAAATTACAGCGGCCCCCCCAGCTCCTACCAAGCGTCCCAAGGCGGCTACGGCAGAAACGACCACAGCATGAATTACCAGTACAGATAA
- the ILF3 gene encoding interleukin enhancer-binding factor 3 isoform X6, protein MRPMRIFVNDDRHVMAKHSAVYPTQEELEAVQNMVSHTERALKAVSDWIDEQEKVSGEQPETESMETAAEEENKEGGDQKATEQLTRTLRGVMRVGLVAKGLLLKGDLDLELVLLCKDKPTTDLLEKVADNLGVQLAAITEDKYEIIQSVGDAAIVIKNTKEPPLTLTIHLTSPVVREEMEKQLAGETLSVNDSPDVLDRQKCLAALASLRHAKWFQARANGLKSCVIVIRVLRDLCTRVPTWAPLRGWPLELLCEKSIGTANRPMGAGEALRRVLECLASGIVMPDGSGIYDPCEKEATDAIGHLDRQQREDITQSAQHALRLAAFGQLHKVLGMDPLPSKMPKKPKNENPVDYTVQIPPSTTYAVTPMKRPMEEDGEEKSPSKKKKKIQKKEEKLEPPQAMNALMKLNQLKPGLQYKLVSQTGPVHAPIFTMSVEIDGSTFEASGPSKKTAKLHVAVKVLQDMGLPTGVEGKESGKGDESAEETEQKPVVVAPPPVVETVSTPTAASPPSDQTPENVKQQGPILTKHGKNPVMELNEKRRGLKYELISETGGSHDKRFVMEVEVDGQKFQGAGSNKKVAKAYAALAALEKLFPDAPVAIEQNKKKRAPVPARGGPKFAVKHNPGFGMGGPMHNEVPPPPNMRGRGRGGNIRGRGRGRGGFGGNHGGYMNAGAGYGSYGYGGNSATAGYSQFYSNGGHSNSGSGGGGGGGSSGYGGSYYQGGDNYNSPVPPKHGGKKQQHGGQQKPSYGSGYQSHQGQQQQSYNQNQYSNYGPPQGKQKGYNHGQGNYSSYSNSYNSPGGGGSDYNYESKFSYGGNSGRGGGGNNYSGGASYNTGSHGGYGGGSGGGGSSYQGKQGGYSSQSNYNSPGSGQNYSGPPSSYQASQGGYGRNDHSMNYQYR, encoded by the exons atg CGACCAATGCGTATTTTTGTGAACGACGACCGCCACGTGATGGCCAAACATTCGGCCGTTTACCCGacgcaggaggagctggaggcagtgCAGAATATGGTGTCCCACACGGAGCGAGCGCTCAAAGCTGTGTCCGACTGGATCGACGAGCAGGAAAAAGTCAGTGGGGAGCAGCCAGAAACAGAGTCCATGGAGACGGCAGCCGAAGAGGAAAACAAGGAAGGAGG GGATCAGAAGGCCACAGAGCAGTTGACTAGGACCCTGCGTGGAGTGATGCGTGTCGGGCTCGTAGCAAAAGGCCTCTTACTGAAGGGGGACTTGGATCTTGAGCTAGTTCTTTTGTGCAAAGATAAACCCACCACAGATCTCCTGGAGAAAGTAGCTGACAATCTTGGCGTACAGCTTGCT GCTATTACCGAAGACAAATATGAAATAATCCAGTCGGTTGGTGACGCTGCAATTGTAATTAAGAACACAAAAGAGCCGCCGCTGACACTGACCATCCACTTGACGTCGCCTGTAGtcagagaagaaatggaaaagcagTTAGCTGGAG AAACGCTATCAGTCAACGACTCCCCGGACGTTCTGGACAGGCAGAAATGCCTTGCTGCCTTGGCGTCACTGCGACACGCCAAGTGGTTCCAG GCCAGGGCTAACGGGCTGAAGTCGTGCGTCATAGTGATACGAGTGCTGCGAGATCTGTGTACTCGGGTTCCTACTTGGGCACCGCTGAGAGGATGG CCTCTAGAGCTGCTGTGCGAGAAATCTATCGGAACTGCTAACAGACCCATGGGCGCTGGCGAGGCTCTGAGGAGAGTTCTTGAATGCCTTGCCTCGGGAATCGTTATGCCAG ATGGTTCTGGTATTTATGATCCTTGTGAAAAAGAAGCCACTGATGCTATTGGGCATCTAGACAGACAACAAAGGGAAGATATCACACAGAGTGCTCAG CATGCTCTGAGACTTGCTGCTTTTGGCCAGCTTCACAAAGTCTTGGGGATGGATCCCCTACCTTCCAAAATGCCCAAGAAACCAAAGAATGAAAATCCCGTTGACTATACTG TCCAAATTCCTCCCAGTACGACGTACGCTGTCACCCCAATGAAGCGCCCAATGGAGGAGGACGGAGAGGAGAAATCtcccagcaaaaagaaaaagaagattcagAAAAAAG aGGAAAAACTTGAACCTCCCCAGGCCATGAATGCACTGATGAAACTAAACCAGCTAAAACCTGGGCTCCAGTACAAACTCGTCTCTCAGACCGGTCCTGTTCACGCTCCTATCTTTACAATGTCTGTGGAAATCGATGGCAGCACGTTTGAGGCGTCGGGCCCTTCCAAAAAGACGGCCAAATTGCACGTGGCAGTGAAG GTGTTGCAAGATATGGGTTTACCCACGGGAGTGGAAGGCAAAGAGTCTGGGAAAGGAGACGAATCGGCAGAGGAAACTGAACAGAAACCAGTCGTCGTCGCTCCTCCTCCTGTAGTAGAAACTGTCTCGACGCCCAcggctgcttctcctccttcagATCAAACCCCAGAG AATGTGAAACAGCAGGGACCAATTCTGACGAAGCACGGCAAGAATCCCGTGATGGAGCTTAACGAGAAACGGCGGGGGCTGAAATACGAACTGATTTCAGAAACGGGCGGCAGCCACGACAAGCGCTTTGTCATGGAG GTGGAGGTTGACGGGCAGAAATTCCAAGGAGCCGGTTCAAATAAAAAGGTGGCAAAAGCCTACGCTGCTCTGGCCGCGCTAGAGAAGTTGTTTCCAGATGCTCCTGTTGCCATTGAGCAAAACAAGAAGAAGAGAGCCCCCGTGCCGGCTAGGGGAGGACCCAAGTTTGCAGTAAAA CACAACCCGGGGTTCGGAATGGGCGGCCCCATGCACAACGAAGTGCCCCCTCCGCCCAACATGCGCGGCCGCGGAAGAGGCGGCAACATCCGAGGCCGCGGGAGAGGCAGGGGTGGATTCGGCGGCAACCACGGCGGCTACATGAACGCAG GTGCTGGGTACGGAAGCTATGGTTACGGAGGAAATTCCGCGACGGCAGGCTATA GCCAGTTCTACAGCAACGGCGGCCACTCCAACTCGGggagcggcggaggcggcggcggcggctcctccggcTACGGCGGCTCCTACTACCAGGGCGGCGATAACTACAACTCGCCGGTTCCTCCGAAACACGGCGGAAAGAAACAGCAGCACGGAGGACAGCAAAAACCTTCCTACGGTTCGGGGTACCAGTCCcaccagggccagcagcagcagtcctacaaccaaaaccagtacagtaaCTACGGCCCGCCGCAGGGCAAGCAGAAAGGCTACAACCACGGCCAAGGCAACTATTCCTCCTACTCCAATTCCTACAACTCGCCTGGCGGCGGAGGCTCTGATTACAACTACGAGAGCAAATTCA GTTACGGCGGCAACAGCGGCCGCGGAGGCGGAGGAAATAACTACTCGGGAGGTGCCTCCTACAACACCGGCTCGCACGGTGGCTATGGGGGAGGATCTGGGGGCGGAGGGTCTTCGTACCAAGGTAAGCAAG GTGGATATTCCTCTCAGTCCAACTACAACTCCCCCGGCTCAGGCCAAAATTACAGCGGCCCCCCCAGCTCCTACCAAGCGTCCCAAGGCGGCTACGGCAGAAACGACCACAGCATGAATTACCAGTACAGATAA
- the ILF3 gene encoding interleukin enhancer-binding factor 3 isoform X2 produces the protein MRPMRIFVNDDRHVMAKHSAVYPTQEELEAVQNMVSHTERALKAVSDWIDEQEKVSGEQPETESMETAAEEENKEGGDQKATEQLTRTLRGVMRVGLVAKGLLLKGDLDLELVLLCKDKPTTDLLEKVADNLGVQLAAITEDKYEIIQSVGDAAIVIKNTKEPPLTLTIHLTSPVVREEMEKQLAGETLSVNDSPDVLDRQKCLAALASLRHAKWFQARANGLKSCVIVIRVLRDLCTRVPTWAPLRGWPLELLCEKSIGTANRPMGAGEALRRVLECLASGIVMPDGSGIYDPCEKEATDAIGHLDRQQREDITQSAQHALRLAAFGQLHKVLGMDPLPSKMPKKPKNENPVDYTVQIPPSTTYAVTPMKRPMEEDGEEKSPSKKKKKIQKKGIELTREEKLEPPQAMNALMKLNQLKPGLQYKLVSQTGPVHAPIFTMSVEIDGSTFEASGPSKKTAKLHVAVKVLQDMGLPTGVEGKESGKGDESAEETEQKPVVVAPPPVVETVSTPTAASPPSDQTPENVKQQGPILTKHGKNPVMELNEKRRGLKYELISETGGSHDKRFVMEVEVDGQKFQGAGSNKKVAKAYAALAALEKLFPDAPVAIEQNKKKRAPVPARGGPKFAVKHNPGFGMGGPMHNEVPPPPNMRGRGRGGNIRGRGRGRGGFGGNHGGYMNAGAGYGSYGYGGNSATAGYSQFYSNGGHSNSGSGGGGGGGSSGYGGSYYQGGDNYNSPVPPKHGGKKQQHGGQQKPSYGSGYQSHQGQQQQSYNQNQYSNYGPPQGKQKGYNHGQGNYSSYSNSYNSPGGGGSDYNYESKFSYGGNSGRGGGGNNYSGGASYNTGSHGGYGGGSGGGGSSYQGKQGGYSSQSNYNSPGSGQNYSGPPSSYQASQGGYGRNDHSMNYQYR, from the exons atg CGACCAATGCGTATTTTTGTGAACGACGACCGCCACGTGATGGCCAAACATTCGGCCGTTTACCCGacgcaggaggagctggaggcagtgCAGAATATGGTGTCCCACACGGAGCGAGCGCTCAAAGCTGTGTCCGACTGGATCGACGAGCAGGAAAAAGTCAGTGGGGAGCAGCCAGAAACAGAGTCCATGGAGACGGCAGCCGAAGAGGAAAACAAGGAAGGAGG GGATCAGAAGGCCACAGAGCAGTTGACTAGGACCCTGCGTGGAGTGATGCGTGTCGGGCTCGTAGCAAAAGGCCTCTTACTGAAGGGGGACTTGGATCTTGAGCTAGTTCTTTTGTGCAAAGATAAACCCACCACAGATCTCCTGGAGAAAGTAGCTGACAATCTTGGCGTACAGCTTGCT GCTATTACCGAAGACAAATATGAAATAATCCAGTCGGTTGGTGACGCTGCAATTGTAATTAAGAACACAAAAGAGCCGCCGCTGACACTGACCATCCACTTGACGTCGCCTGTAGtcagagaagaaatggaaaagcagTTAGCTGGAG AAACGCTATCAGTCAACGACTCCCCGGACGTTCTGGACAGGCAGAAATGCCTTGCTGCCTTGGCGTCACTGCGACACGCCAAGTGGTTCCAG GCCAGGGCTAACGGGCTGAAGTCGTGCGTCATAGTGATACGAGTGCTGCGAGATCTGTGTACTCGGGTTCCTACTTGGGCACCGCTGAGAGGATGG CCTCTAGAGCTGCTGTGCGAGAAATCTATCGGAACTGCTAACAGACCCATGGGCGCTGGCGAGGCTCTGAGGAGAGTTCTTGAATGCCTTGCCTCGGGAATCGTTATGCCAG ATGGTTCTGGTATTTATGATCCTTGTGAAAAAGAAGCCACTGATGCTATTGGGCATCTAGACAGACAACAAAGGGAAGATATCACACAGAGTGCTCAG CATGCTCTGAGACTTGCTGCTTTTGGCCAGCTTCACAAAGTCTTGGGGATGGATCCCCTACCTTCCAAAATGCCCAAGAAACCAAAGAATGAAAATCCCGTTGACTATACTG TCCAAATTCCTCCCAGTACGACGTACGCTGTCACCCCAATGAAGCGCCCAATGGAGGAGGACGGAGAGGAGAAATCtcccagcaaaaagaaaaagaagattcagAAAAAAGGTATTGAGTTAACAAGAG aGGAAAAACTTGAACCTCCCCAGGCCATGAATGCACTGATGAAACTAAACCAGCTAAAACCTGGGCTCCAGTACAAACTCGTCTCTCAGACCGGTCCTGTTCACGCTCCTATCTTTACAATGTCTGTGGAAATCGATGGCAGCACGTTTGAGGCGTCGGGCCCTTCCAAAAAGACGGCCAAATTGCACGTGGCAGTGAAG GTGTTGCAAGATATGGGTTTACCCACGGGAGTGGAAGGCAAAGAGTCTGGGAAAGGAGACGAATCGGCAGAGGAAACTGAACAGAAACCAGTCGTCGTCGCTCCTCCTCCTGTAGTAGAAACTGTCTCGACGCCCAcggctgcttctcctccttcagATCAAACCCCAGAG AATGTGAAACAGCAGGGACCAATTCTGACGAAGCACGGCAAGAATCCCGTGATGGAGCTTAACGAGAAACGGCGGGGGCTGAAATACGAACTGATTTCAGAAACGGGCGGCAGCCACGACAAGCGCTTTGTCATGGAG GTGGAGGTTGACGGGCAGAAATTCCAAGGAGCCGGTTCAAATAAAAAGGTGGCAAAAGCCTACGCTGCTCTGGCCGCGCTAGAGAAGTTGTTTCCAGATGCTCCTGTTGCCATTGAGCAAAACAAGAAGAAGAGAGCCCCCGTGCCGGCTAGGGGAGGACCCAAGTTTGCAGTAAAA CACAACCCGGGGTTCGGAATGGGCGGCCCCATGCACAACGAAGTGCCCCCTCCGCCCAACATGCGCGGCCGCGGAAGAGGCGGCAACATCCGAGGCCGCGGGAGAGGCAGGGGTGGATTCGGCGGCAACCACGGCGGCTACATGAACGCAG GTGCTGGGTACGGAAGCTATGGTTACGGAGGAAATTCCGCGACGGCAGGCTATA GCCAGTTCTACAGCAACGGCGGCCACTCCAACTCGGggagcggcggaggcggcggcggcggctcctccggcTACGGCGGCTCCTACTACCAGGGCGGCGATAACTACAACTCGCCGGTTCCTCCGAAACACGGCGGAAAGAAACAGCAGCACGGAGGACAGCAAAAACCTTCCTACGGTTCGGGGTACCAGTCCcaccagggccagcagcagcagtcctacaaccaaaaccagtacagtaaCTACGGCCCGCCGCAGGGCAAGCAGAAAGGCTACAACCACGGCCAAGGCAACTATTCCTCCTACTCCAATTCCTACAACTCGCCTGGCGGCGGAGGCTCTGATTACAACTACGAGAGCAAATTCA GTTACGGCGGCAACAGCGGCCGCGGAGGCGGAGGAAATAACTACTCGGGAGGTGCCTCCTACAACACCGGCTCGCACGGTGGCTATGGGGGAGGATCTGGGGGCGGAGGGTCTTCGTACCAAGGTAAGCAAG GTGGATATTCCTCTCAGTCCAACTACAACTCCCCCGGCTCAGGCCAAAATTACAGCGGCCCCCCCAGCTCCTACCAAGCGTCCCAAGGCGGCTACGGCAGAAACGACCACAGCATGAATTACCAGTACAGATAA